The segment AGTCACTGTACTATCTTGAAATTTCTCTGATACATTCAACTGCTCATTCAAACTATCATTCTCTCGCTTTAATTTATTAACCTCTTTACTTTTTTCGTGATACCCCTCTTTCCATGTATTCACTACTTCTTTCAAACTCTCTCTACGTTTTTTTAATTCTTGATTTTCTGTGTAATAGTCTGTGCTCTTAATATTTTCGTAATCATCAACAATCCGTTCTGCAGAAGAGATTGTTTCTTGCAGGCGTTCAAATTCATCAGCAGTTAATATCTTTCTACCAGTCTCTTCACGTCCAGAGAACAAACCTGTACGCTCATTTTCATAATCAAAGGGTTTCGTAGACCTCATATGCTCTATTCCACTCTGTAACTGCTTATTTGCCTTCTGTAACTCATCCTTAACTTCTTGCAGTTCCTGTTTATGAAATACAGTATCTTTCTTGTACTGATCCATCGCTTTATGTTCTCGTTCTGTAACCTCTTTGGACGTGCCTCTTTCAAGTTCATAACCTTTCTCATTCACATACTCATTAAATCTATCTTGTAATTGAGTAAAGTCTTTCTTGTTGCCTAACTGTTCTTTTGCAGACAATCTCCCGTCCTCTGTTAAAGGGACAAAACCAAAGTGCATATGTGGGACTCTTTCATCCAGATGGACAGTCGCATACAGCATATTTTCCTTACCGTATTCATTTTCTAGAAACTCCAAGCTATCTTTAAAAAATCGTTCTA is part of the Anaeromusa acidaminophila DSM 3853 genome and harbors:
- the mobV gene encoding MobV family relaxase, producing MSHSILRVARVKGSSNTNGIQRHNQRENKNYNNKDINHEETYKNYDLINAQNIKYKDKIDETIDENYSGKRKIRSDAIRHVDGLVTSDKDFFDDLSGEEIERFFKDSLEFLENEYGKENMLYATVHLDERVPHMHFGFVPLTEDGRLSAKEQLGNKKDFTQLQDRFNEYVNEKGYELERGTSKEVTEREHKAMDQYKKDTVFHKQELQEVKDELQKANKQLQSGIEHMRSTKPFDYENERTGLFSGREETGRKILTADEFERLQETISSAERIVDDYENIKSTDYYTENQELKKRRESLKEVVNTWKEGYHEKSKEVNKLKRENDSLNEQLNVSEKFQDSTVT